A window of the Bacillus sp. A301a_S52 genome harbors these coding sequences:
- a CDS encoding ThuA domain-containing protein, whose product MAKKALIVWGGWDGHEPEQVAHIFKDILMEENIHVEMSDTLEAYADAEKLKSFDLIVPHWTMGQIKDHYVHHISDAVQLGVGIAGCHGGMCDSFRDNVLWQFITGGNWVAHPGDDGVEYTVHVKHSSSPLLNGIDDFNVCSEQYYMHVDPAVEVLATTRFPVSEGPHVYNKTVDMPVVWTKRWGQGRVFYCSLGHKADIIRKPEVTTIMRRGLLWAAEGRVDTSRS is encoded by the coding sequence ATGGCGAAAAAAGCACTTATCGTTTGGGGTGGCTGGGATGGGCACGAGCCCGAACAAGTCGCCCATATTTTTAAGGACATACTCATGGAAGAAAATATTCACGTCGAGATGTCAGACACACTTGAAGCCTATGCTGATGCGGAAAAACTAAAGTCCTTCGATTTAATCGTCCCCCATTGGACCATGGGACAGATAAAGGATCACTATGTTCATCATATTTCTGATGCTGTTCAACTTGGTGTCGGCATAGCAGGGTGTCACGGTGGCATGTGTGATTCTTTTCGTGACAATGTCCTTTGGCAATTCATCACAGGTGGGAACTGGGTAGCTCATCCCGGCGATGACGGTGTTGAATACACCGTTCACGTTAAACATTCTTCCAGCCCTCTTCTTAATGGGATCGACGATTTTAACGTATGTAGTGAACAATATTATATGCACGTGGACCCTGCCGTAGAAGTTCTCGCTACCACCCGTTTCCCTGTCAGCGAAGGCCCTCACGTTTACAACAAGACGGTTGATATGCCTGTTGTCTGGACAAAACGCTGGGGACAAGGAAGGGTCTTTTATTGTTCATTAGGCCATAAAGCAGACATTATCAGAAAACCTGAAGTCACAACGATAATGCGTCGTGGGCTGTTGTGGGCCGCTGAAGGAAGAGTTGACACTAGCCGTTCGTAG
- the wrbA gene encoding NAD(P)H:quinone oxidoreductase, producing the protein MAKVNLAIIYYSSTGTNYQLAQWAEEGGRAAGAEVKVLKLPELAPEEAIASNPAWQAHIEATKAVPEVTLNDLEWADAIVFSIPTRFGNVPGQMKQFLDTTGGLWFNGKLANKAISAMASASNAHGGQEATILSLYTTVHHWGAIIASPGYTDPVQFSSGGNPYGVSVTVDQEGNMQENVEEAVKYQAKRTVQIAEWIKKGSAQ; encoded by the coding sequence ATGGCAAAGGTTAATTTAGCTATAATTTATTACAGTTCAACAGGAACAAATTATCAATTGGCACAATGGGCAGAAGAAGGAGGGCGCGCTGCTGGTGCAGAGGTCAAAGTGTTAAAGTTACCGGAATTAGCGCCCGAAGAAGCAATTGCGTCAAATCCAGCGTGGCAGGCACATATTGAAGCGACGAAAGCTGTTCCTGAGGTCACACTAAATGACTTGGAATGGGCAGATGCCATTGTGTTCAGTATCCCAACACGCTTTGGCAACGTGCCAGGACAAATGAAACAATTTTTAGATACGACTGGTGGGCTCTGGTTTAATGGTAAATTAGCGAATAAAGCAATTAGTGCCATGGCTTCTGCAAGTAATGCTCATGGCGGACAGGAAGCAACGATTTTATCGCTTTATACAACAGTACATCATTGGGGTGCCATTATCGCATCTCCCGGTTATACGGACCCAGTTCAATTCTCTTCTGGCGGAAATCCATATGGTGTGAGTGTGACGGTGGATCAGGAGGGGAACATGCAAGAAAATGTAGAAGAAGCGGTGAAATATCAAGCGAAACGAACGGTGCAAATAGCAGAATGGATCAAAAAAGGAAGTGCTCAATGA
- a CDS encoding PRD domain-containing protein, whose product MRIKKILNNNVVVTTNDQGQEIVVMGKGLAFMKKVGQTIDQSKIEKTFVLEKHGMSEKLVTLLRETPELHFNIAAKILDYATSQLPYKLDDYLYVALTDHISFAITRHHQGIEMKNPLLWEIRKYYKQEYNISLKALDIIEKEAGVTLSEDEAASIALHLVNSQLSGENMATAVQVTEMVNTILTIVKYHFKMELDETSINYERFLTHLRFFAMRFIRQERIVETNDHFLYDQLHEKYPEAFQCSEKIKVYLAESYRWHISKDEMVYLTVHIQRVTKRYEFHN is encoded by the coding sequence ATGAGGATTAAAAAAATACTAAATAATAATGTCGTCGTCACAACAAACGATCAAGGTCAAGAAATTGTTGTGATGGGTAAGGGACTAGCTTTTATGAAGAAAGTTGGGCAAACAATCGATCAATCTAAAATTGAGAAGACATTTGTTCTTGAAAAGCATGGCATGTCCGAAAAGCTTGTGACATTACTACGTGAAACCCCTGAACTACACTTTAACATTGCTGCAAAAATATTAGATTATGCCACGTCTCAGCTGCCGTATAAACTGGATGATTATTTATATGTGGCGTTGACCGATCATATTAGTTTTGCGATCACTCGTCATCATCAAGGGATTGAGATGAAAAATCCGCTGTTATGGGAAATTCGCAAATATTACAAACAAGAATATAACATCTCTTTAAAGGCGTTAGACATCATTGAAAAAGAGGCAGGTGTCACCCTTTCAGAAGATGAAGCGGCCTCCATTGCCCTCCATTTGGTGAATAGTCAGCTTTCTGGGGAAAATATGGCTACAGCCGTTCAAGTGACAGAAATGGTTAATACAATACTCACCATTGTTAAATATCATTTTAAAATGGAGCTAGACGAAACATCAATTAATTATGAACGTTTCTTAACCCACTTACGCTTTTTTGCCATGAGGTTTATTCGCCAAGAACGTATTGTAGAGACGAATGATCACTTCTTGTACGACCAATTACATGAAAAATATCCGGAAGCATTTCAATGCAGTGAAAAAATCAAGGTGTATTTAGCAGAAAGTTATCGTTGGCATATTTCAAAGGATGAGATGGTCTATTTGACGGTTCACATTCAAAGGGTGACGAAGAGGTATGAATTTCACAATTAA
- the brnQ gene encoding branched-chain amino acid transport system II carrier protein, whose protein sequence is MKKILPVKEVLALGFFMFALFLGAGNLIFPPHLGQQAGEAMWPSIGGFLVTGVGLPLLAIITISQVEGDLDVLANRVHRTFALIFPVVIYLTIGPFFGIPRTGTVAYEVGIVPFLPSANAFTLFLTTFLFFGVTFWLALNPAKLVDRVGKVLTPILFTAIVILAIRGFTSPLGDVGRPTGPYIDGAYFTGFIEGFLTMDAMGALVFGIVIISRIQEKGVMNVPDVRSYTIKAGIIAGIALSFVYVTLAYIGATSVDVIGQMENGGAVLIAVTARLFGPFGTVLLAIIITGACLTTSVGLVSACGEFLSSRLKNVSYPVIIAVISLFSLTMANLGLTQLISFSLPILIAMYPVTIVLIVLSLIHTVLPLCRPVYCGAIIGALLIGVYDGLATAGLKMGGIADIVGYLPLHAEGVGWIVPSIVGGLLGYLYNVLKQ, encoded by the coding sequence ATGAAGAAGATATTACCAGTAAAAGAAGTACTTGCTTTAGGTTTTTTTATGTTCGCTTTGTTTTTAGGGGCAGGGAATTTAATCTTTCCACCCCACTTAGGCCAACAAGCTGGTGAAGCAATGTGGCCCAGTATTGGTGGTTTTTTAGTGACAGGGGTAGGTCTCCCCTTATTGGCCATCATTACCATCTCTCAAGTTGAAGGGGACTTAGATGTATTGGCAAATAGGGTCCACCGTACTTTTGCACTTATTTTCCCAGTTGTTATTTATTTAACGATCGGTCCATTTTTTGGTATTCCGAGAACTGGAACTGTCGCCTATGAAGTCGGAATTGTCCCATTTTTGCCGTCAGCTAATGCATTCACGTTATTTTTGACGACATTCTTGTTTTTCGGGGTGACCTTTTGGCTTGCCCTTAATCCTGCGAAACTAGTGGACCGTGTAGGGAAAGTATTGACACCGATTTTATTCACCGCCATTGTAATTCTTGCTATTAGAGGGTTTACATCACCATTAGGAGACGTAGGCCGTCCAACAGGTCCTTACATAGATGGGGCGTATTTCACAGGGTTCATCGAAGGGTTTTTAACGATGGATGCCATGGGTGCTCTCGTGTTTGGGATTGTGATCATTAGCCGTATTCAAGAAAAAGGGGTTATGAATGTTCCAGATGTGAGGTCATATACCATTAAAGCAGGAATCATTGCAGGAATCGCGTTGTCGTTTGTCTATGTGACGTTAGCTTATATCGGCGCTACCAGTGTTGACGTTATTGGCCAGATGGAAAATGGCGGGGCTGTTTTAATCGCAGTAACTGCTCGCTTATTTGGACCTTTCGGGACCGTTCTTTTAGCTATTATCATAACAGGCGCATGCCTAACCACGTCTGTAGGCTTAGTCTCTGCATGTGGTGAATTTTTAAGTAGCCGCTTGAAAAATGTCTCTTACCCTGTGATTATAGCTGTTATCAGTTTATTTAGTTTGACGATGGCCAATTTAGGCTTGACTCAACTTATTTCTTTTTCCTTACCTATATTGATTGCGATGTACCCTGTTACAATCGTCTTGATTGTGCTATCCCTCATTCATACCGTGCTACCGCTTTGCCGTCCTGTTTATTGTGGAGCGATTATCGGTGCTTTGTTGATAGGGGTTTATGATGGACTAGCTACAGCTGGATTAAAAATGGGGGGAATTGCTGACATAGTTGGTTACCTCCCTCTCCATGCCGAAGGGGTAGGATGGATTGTGCCAAGTATCGTTGGTGGACTTCTCGGCTATTTGTACAACGTTTTAAAACAGTAA
- a CDS encoding alpha/beta hydrolase, with product MAYCKVRQAEIYYEDLGTGTPIIMIHGFSPDHRLMSGCMEPVFEKRGGWRRIYIDLPGMGLTKNYNGISNSDEMLNAVIDFIQAIIPDEKYLIVGESYGGYLARGIIHKQKEGILGAAFICPVIKPYAQDRTVEKHKIVKTDVEFIGKLTKKELEDFRNNNVVLDESTWLRYREEILSGVNIGDGPFLERVQKNYSFSFKIDQSDFSKPSIFLLGKQDSTVGYKDALELQSKYPQGTFGILDKAGHNLQIEQPQLFNTLINEWLDRVEETP from the coding sequence ATGGCTTATTGTAAAGTTCGCCAAGCAGAAATATATTACGAAGATTTAGGGACAGGAACACCTATTATAATGATACACGGGTTTTCACCAGACCATCGTTTAATGAGTGGTTGTATGGAACCTGTATTCGAGAAGAGGGGGGGATGGAGGCGAATCTATATTGACCTTCCAGGAATGGGATTAACAAAAAATTATAACGGGATTAGTAATTCTGACGAAATGTTGAATGCTGTAATAGACTTTATTCAGGCTATAATTCCCGACGAAAAATATCTAATAGTAGGTGAATCTTATGGGGGTTATTTAGCTAGGGGTATTATTCATAAACAAAAAGAAGGAATACTTGGTGCAGCATTCATTTGCCCAGTTATTAAACCCTATGCTCAAGATAGAACCGTTGAGAAGCACAAAATAGTAAAAACAGATGTAGAATTTATTGGAAAACTAACAAAGAAGGAGTTAGAGGACTTTAGAAACAATAATGTTGTCCTTGATGAGTCCACTTGGTTAAGGTATCGAGAAGAAATTTTGAGTGGAGTTAATATTGGAGATGGACCCTTTCTAGAAAGAGTCCAAAAAAATTATAGTTTCTCCTTTAAGATTGACCAATCTGATTTTAGTAAACCTAGTATATTTCTTTTGGGAAAACAAGACTCTACTGTTGGATATAAGGATGCACTTGAATTACAAAGTAAATATCCCCAGGGAACTTTTGGAATATTAGATAAAGCGGGTCATAACTTACAAATTGAACAACCGCAACTTTTTAACACACTGATAAATGAATGGTTAGATAGAGTTGAAGAGACTCCTTAA
- a CDS encoding glycoside hydrolase family 1 protein — MSQLAKFPEGFLWGGAVAANQLEGAYQEDGKGLSTADVSPNGIMSPPDFSMETFNLYHEGIDFYHTYKEDIALFAEMGFKAFRLSIAWTRIYPNGDEQTPNEKGLAFYDRVIDELLKYDIEPVVTISHYEMPLELVKKYGGWKNRKLVAFYERYAKTLFERYHKKVTYWMTFNEINVSLHAPFTGSGLLFEDGERNEQDIYQSIHHLFLASALAVKAGHAINPNLQIGCMIASMITYPYTSKPEDMFKALQQDRHTLMFSDVQSRGYYPTYVKNYLEEQNITVQMEDGDDHILREGTVDYIGFSYYMSFVATTDPEHLKDQTGGNLLLGVKNPYLKTTEWGWQIDSVGLRTVCNQLYDRYQKPLFIVENGMGAVDKLEDDGTINDDYRIDYLRAHIEQMKLAVGDGVDLIGYTSWGPIDLVSASTAELKKRYGYIYVDRDSEGKGSNKRYKKKSFDWYKNVIATNGEVLD; from the coding sequence ATGAGTCAATTAGCGAAATTTCCAGAAGGTTTTTTGTGGGGAGGTGCTGTGGCAGCTAACCAATTAGAAGGAGCCTACCAAGAGGACGGGAAAGGACTGTCAACGGCTGATGTGTCACCGAACGGTATTATGAGTCCACCTGATTTTTCGATGGAAACATTTAATTTGTATCATGAGGGAATCGATTTTTATCATACGTATAAAGAGGATATTGCGTTGTTTGCAGAAATGGGATTTAAGGCGTTTCGGCTGTCGATTGCTTGGACGCGAATTTATCCAAATGGAGATGAGCAAACGCCAAATGAAAAAGGGCTAGCATTTTATGATCGTGTCATTGATGAATTGCTAAAGTATGATATAGAGCCTGTTGTGACAATTTCTCATTATGAGATGCCTCTGGAGCTCGTGAAAAAATATGGGGGCTGGAAAAACCGAAAATTGGTGGCGTTTTATGAGCGTTATGCGAAGACGTTGTTCGAGCGTTATCATAAGAAAGTCACCTATTGGATGACATTTAATGAAATCAATGTGAGTCTCCATGCGCCATTTACCGGGAGTGGGTTGTTATTTGAGGATGGAGAAAGAAATGAGCAGGATATTTATCAATCGATTCACCATTTATTTTTAGCCAGTGCTCTTGCTGTTAAAGCTGGGCATGCGATTAATCCGAACTTGCAAATCGGGTGTATGATTGCGTCGATGATCACATACCCGTACACCTCGAAGCCAGAAGATATGTTTAAGGCGCTCCAGCAAGATAGGCATACACTCATGTTTTCAGATGTACAGTCACGAGGCTACTATCCGACGTATGTGAAAAATTACTTAGAAGAACAGAATATTACCGTCCAAATGGAGGATGGTGATGATCACATTTTACGAGAGGGTACCGTGGACTATATTGGCTTTAGTTATTATATGTCATTCGTAGCCACGACCGATCCGGAACATTTGAAGGACCAGACTGGTGGAAATTTATTACTAGGGGTGAAAAATCCCTATTTAAAAACGACAGAATGGGGATGGCAAATTGATTCTGTTGGCTTGCGTACAGTGTGTAATCAGCTGTACGACCGTTATCAAAAACCACTGTTCATCGTTGAAAATGGTATGGGAGCTGTAGATAAACTTGAAGATGATGGGACGATCAATGATGACTATCGCATTGATTACTTACGAGCCCATATTGAACAAATGAAACTAGCCGTCGGTGATGGTGTTGACTTAATTGGTTATACCTCATGGGGGCCGATTGATTTAGTCAGCGCTTCAACGGCTGAATTGAAAAAACGCTACGGGTATATTTATGTGGATCGAGATAGCGAAGGGAAAGGCTCTAATAAACGCTATAAAAAGAAAAGCTTCGATTGGTACAAAAACGTCATTGCGACAAATGGAGAAGTGTTAGATTAA
- a CDS encoding helix-turn-helix transcriptional regulator has product MYDTAIIFFGRRWVSVAIKFCGYSLHTQRFDMKFKPRIPGYLLRLQTEGKCKVILNQKELVVEKGTLLLIHPEDTFELSVESGGNSGDYHVFCEGSWIDSWWCRSGKPSYSQIGLDENILGIWRYMILEDRRSISEKNEEILHYLLRLLCVSLERSANETKLHSHRPYAVTRMMRYIEENASSNLKVEDVAQHAGLSVSRSAHLFKSSLGKTIIAYSHEIQLSVAMDLLKHTTYTLDHIAEECGFGSYSYFYRLFKRQYGVSPGKYRLSMKHKAFHAI; this is encoded by the coding sequence ATGTACGATACTGCTATTATCTTCTTTGGAAGGAGATGGGTTTCCGTGGCCATTAAATTTTGCGGTTATTCTCTGCATACTCAACGCTTTGATATGAAATTTAAACCGCGTATACCAGGTTATTTGTTGCGTCTGCAAACAGAAGGTAAATGCAAGGTTATATTGAATCAAAAAGAGCTTGTAGTAGAAAAAGGGACTCTCCTATTGATACATCCTGAAGATACCTTTGAATTAAGTGTGGAGAGCGGAGGAAATAGCGGAGATTATCATGTGTTTTGTGAAGGTAGTTGGATTGACTCATGGTGGTGCCGGTCCGGTAAACCTTCTTATAGTCAAATCGGTCTTGATGAAAATATCCTCGGTATCTGGAGATATATGATTCTTGAAGATCGGCGTTCAATTTCTGAGAAAAATGAAGAAATTCTTCACTATTTACTGCGATTATTATGCGTATCCTTGGAACGGAGCGCTAATGAAACAAAACTACATTCTCATCGTCCCTATGCTGTTACAAGAATGATGAGATACATTGAAGAAAACGCCAGCTCGAATTTAAAGGTAGAAGATGTGGCACAGCATGCAGGTCTAAGTGTTTCGCGTTCAGCACATCTTTTCAAGAGTAGCTTAGGAAAGACGATCATAGCCTATTCCCATGAAATCCAATTGTCAGTAGCGATGGACCTTTTAAAGCATACAACGTATACATTAGACCATATAGCAGAAGAGTGCGGATTTGGAAGCTACTCGTACTTCTATCGTCTTTTTAAAAGGCAGTATGGGGTATCCCCTGGAAAGTATCGCTTAAGTATGAAGCACAAGGCATTTCATGCTATTTAG
- a CDS encoding HAD family phosphatase: MNKVKLIASDLDGTLLNERAEVSDETAQAIKRAQKAGISVVVVSGRSYSFAKAPLQEAGLNCPIISLNGAETYDEEGTLLTSVPLDKNVASKVDEVCSEHGLYYEMFTSKGGFSTDYERFLTGVLDIFKSANIAGVDDDTILQFAKKRFREERIELVNDFSDVIKDNTTDIYKILTFSMDNHVLNTVRERFKETPKLVMTTSAKGNLEFNAPMGQKGYALAHFASTLGIDMSDVMALGDHFNDISMLQMAGIGVAMGNAEDGIKQICRYHTISNKEHGVAHAIQKSLEGKLGELKKDDI, encoded by the coding sequence GTGAATAAAGTGAAACTCATTGCATCAGATTTAGATGGCACACTGTTGAATGAAAGGGCGGAAGTTAGTGATGAAACAGCGCAAGCGATTAAGCGAGCCCAAAAGGCCGGGATAAGTGTTGTCGTTGTGTCGGGGCGGTCTTATAGCTTTGCAAAAGCGCCGTTACAGGAAGCAGGACTGAATTGCCCGATCATTAGCTTGAACGGAGCCGAAACCTATGATGAAGAAGGCACGTTGTTGACAAGTGTACCACTGGACAAGAATGTTGCTTCAAAGGTGGATGAGGTGTGCAGTGAACACGGTCTTTATTATGAAATGTTTACGAGCAAAGGCGGTTTTTCCACGGATTATGAGCGGTTTTTAACTGGAGTACTTGATATTTTTAAAAGTGCCAATATAGCCGGTGTGGACGATGACACTATTTTGCAATTCGCGAAAAAACGTTTCCGAGAGGAAAGAATCGAGCTTGTTAATGATTTCAGTGACGTGATAAAGGATAACACGACTGATATTTATAAAATTCTTACTTTTTCAATGGACAATCACGTGTTAAACACGGTTCGAGAACGATTTAAGGAGACGCCGAAGCTTGTTATGACCACATCAGCAAAAGGTAACTTAGAATTTAATGCACCTATGGGGCAAAAAGGCTATGCACTTGCGCATTTTGCTAGCACTTTAGGTATTGATATGTCCGATGTGATGGCACTTGGCGATCATTTCAACGATATCTCGATGCTACAAATGGCAGGAATAGGAGTCGCCATGGGAAATGCAGAAGACGGAATCAAGCAAATATGCCGTTATCATACCATATCCAATAAAGAGCATGGTGTAGCTCACGCAATTCAAAAAAGTCTCGAAGGAAAACTAGGAGAATTGAAAAAAGACGATATATAA
- a CDS encoding PTS glucose transporter subunit IIA: MKYEQLAKDIIEKVGGVENVKSVVHCITRLRFKLEDESKAQTEALKNMADVVTVMQSGGQYQVVIGNHVPDVYKAVVEVGGFSTQKEAAEEDDKDTNLFNRLIDIIASIFTPVLGVLAATGMIKGLNALFLELGWLAPGQGAYELLEIIGDSLFHFFPIFLGYTAIKKFGGAPFIGIAIGASLVHPGVEALIAGDPLYVLFGGTIFESPVYITLFGIPVILMSYASSVIPIILAAFFASRVEAWVKKIIPDVVKMFLVPFFTLIIVVPITFIVIGPIATWLSQILGQATIFIYNLSPVIAGVFVGGLWQVIVIFGLHWGLVPIALNNLTTMGSDPVLAMMFATTFAQIGAVLGVWLKTRNQQLKTLSIPAFISGIFGVTEPAIYGITLPKKKPFIYSCIAAGIGGAIIGLTGGAGYRLGGLGIFQIPSFIGPEGLNITVWGPVFAALLAFVLAFVLTYLFGGVNDDEAPIEKAGSTASDAPGEPTVAPAGEKKDSEVIASPFSGEVVPLTNIKDEAFSTGALGKGAVIIPTEGKLFAPATGTVSALFPTKHAIGITTDNGAELLIHVGMDTVQLDGQFFSANVKQGERIEKGQLLIEFDIEGIKAAGFDLSTPIVVSNKSDYNLMTTEETHLKPGDSLITLVK, encoded by the coding sequence ATGAAATACGAACAACTGGCAAAGGATATTATTGAAAAAGTTGGCGGAGTTGAAAATGTTAAAAGTGTTGTTCATTGTATTACAAGGTTGCGTTTTAAGCTCGAAGATGAAAGTAAAGCGCAAACCGAAGCGTTGAAAAACATGGCGGATGTCGTGACTGTTATGCAGAGCGGCGGCCAATATCAGGTGGTTATCGGCAACCACGTACCAGATGTGTATAAAGCTGTCGTGGAAGTAGGTGGATTTTCTACACAAAAAGAAGCGGCGGAAGAAGACGATAAAGACACGAACTTATTCAATCGATTAATTGATATTATTGCAAGTATTTTTACGCCGGTCCTCGGTGTTTTAGCGGCAACAGGGATGATTAAAGGGTTAAACGCCTTATTCTTGGAGCTTGGATGGTTAGCCCCAGGTCAAGGCGCTTATGAGCTTCTTGAGATTATCGGGGATTCACTCTTCCACTTTTTCCCGATTTTCTTAGGCTACACAGCCATTAAGAAATTTGGCGGTGCACCGTTTATTGGGATAGCTATTGGGGCATCACTCGTTCATCCGGGTGTGGAAGCTTTAATAGCAGGAGATCCATTATATGTGTTGTTTGGAGGTACTATTTTTGAATCACCTGTTTACATTACGTTATTCGGAATTCCAGTTATTTTAATGAGTTATGCGTCATCCGTTATTCCAATTATTTTAGCAGCATTCTTCGCTTCACGCGTAGAGGCATGGGTTAAGAAAATCATTCCAGATGTCGTGAAAATGTTCTTAGTACCGTTTTTCACATTAATCATTGTTGTACCAATTACCTTTATCGTAATTGGACCGATTGCCACTTGGTTAAGCCAAATCCTTGGTCAAGCAACGATCTTTATTTATAATCTAAGTCCAGTCATCGCAGGTGTGTTTGTAGGTGGTCTATGGCAAGTGATCGTTATTTTCGGATTACACTGGGGCCTCGTACCGATTGCCCTTAATAACTTGACAACGATGGGGTCAGATCCAGTCTTAGCGATGATGTTTGCCACCACGTTCGCACAAATTGGTGCAGTTCTTGGTGTATGGTTGAAAACACGTAACCAACAATTGAAAACGCTAAGTATTCCAGCCTTTATTTCTGGTATTTTCGGTGTAACAGAACCGGCGATTTACGGGATTACTCTCCCGAAGAAAAAACCGTTTATCTACAGTTGTATTGCAGCAGGTATCGGTGGCGCGATTATCGGCCTAACAGGTGGAGCAGGTTACCGACTAGGTGGATTAGGTATTTTCCAAATCCCGTCATTTATCGGGCCTGAAGGTCTTAACATTACCGTGTGGGGGCCGGTTTTCGCAGCATTACTAGCCTTTGTTCTTGCTTTTGTGTTGACATACCTTTTTGGTGGCGTGAATGACGATGAAGCGCCAATTGAAAAAGCGGGATCAACAGCATCGGATGCACCAGGTGAGCCTACCGTGGCACCAGCAGGCGAGAAAAAAGATAGCGAAGTGATTGCAAGTCCATTTTCAGGGGAAGTGGTTCCTCTAACAAACATTAAAGATGAAGCGTTCTCTACAGGTGCACTAGGAAAAGGAGCGGTTATCATTCCCACAGAAGGAAAATTGTTTGCGCCAGCAACAGGGACCGTATCAGCGCTGTTCCCGACAAAACATGCTATCGGGATCACGACAGATAACGGAGCAGAGCTTTTAATTCACGTCGGTATGGATACTGTTCAATTAGACGGTCAGTTTTTCTCCGCTAATGTGAAGCAAGGTGAACGCATTGAGAAAGGCCAACTACTAATTGAGTTTGACATAGAAGGCATTAAAGCGGCCGGATTTGACTTATCTACACCAATTGTGGTGTCTAACAAGAGTGACTATAATTTAATGACTACTGAGGAAACACATTTAAAGCCAGGTGATAGTTTAATTACGCTAGTAAAGTAA
- a CDS encoding Gfo/Idh/MocA family oxidoreductase → MRLGIIGLGDIAQKAYLPVLAEKEGIEVVLCTRNPETLNALSKKYRFDETAHTVDELITKNIDAAIVSTATNAHVETAEKLLANGIHTYIDKPISTVLSETEKVAKLAKESGVIAMVGFNRRFIPKVKELKQHGKANMIMIQKNRFSSPDFVRRFILDDFVHVVDTLRFLMDTEVKEVKVDFQKDGEMLNNLIIQLIGDNCHAIGIMNRNGAVNEEIIEYTTGHHKYVVNSLVETTHYHNKNINISKFGDWEPTLYKRGFYNIVDYFIDCVINNRQPDPSIEDSLFTHEICESIVKAIDESL, encoded by the coding sequence ATGAGATTAGGTATCATTGGCTTAGGCGACATCGCTCAGAAAGCCTATTTGCCGGTATTGGCAGAGAAGGAAGGGATCGAGGTCGTCCTATGCACCCGAAATCCCGAGACACTTAACGCTTTATCAAAAAAATATCGTTTTGACGAAACCGCTCACACAGTAGACGAACTCATTACCAAAAATATCGATGCAGCGATCGTGAGTACTGCGACGAATGCTCATGTGGAGACAGCGGAAAAACTACTTGCTAATGGCATTCATACATACATTGACAAGCCTATCTCCACCGTTTTATCGGAAACTGAAAAAGTCGCTAAACTGGCAAAGGAATCTGGTGTAATTGCGATGGTCGGGTTTAATCGCAGGTTTATCCCAAAAGTGAAAGAGCTAAAACAGCACGGAAAAGCGAACATGATTATGATTCAAAAAAATCGTTTCTCCTCTCCCGACTTTGTGCGAAGATTTATTTTGGATGATTTTGTTCATGTTGTGGATACACTTCGCTTTCTCATGGATACGGAAGTAAAAGAGGTAAAGGTTGATTTCCAAAAGGATGGGGAGATGCTTAACAATCTTATCATCCAGTTAATCGGGGATAACTGTCATGCCATTGGTATCATGAATAGAAACGGTGCGGTGAATGAAGAAATCATTGAATACACAACCGGCCACCATAAATACGTGGTGAATAGCCTCGTTGAAACAACACACTACCATAATAAAAATATTAATATATCAAAATTTGGTGATTGGGAGCCTACTTTGTATAAACGCGGCTTTTACAACATTGTCGATTACTTTATCGACTGTGTAATCAATAACCGCCAGCCTGACCCATCCATAGAGGATTCCTTGTTCACCCATGAAATTTGCGAAAGTATCGTTAAGGCAATTGATGAATCCTTATAA